Proteins from one Triticum aestivum cultivar Chinese Spring chromosome 7A, IWGSC CS RefSeq v2.1, whole genome shotgun sequence genomic window:
- the LOC123153015 gene encoding uncharacterized protein — MRHLGGRNGFSIDGVRAQSCTGIPSGAAERKPDGYLLLEAACDKVEVDGFGGEGLGSAARHAGDELGWRRGVENSPGSIKQQSASQPAHLISLDRTLCTEPFLHKITARMSSTATVTRAHLENKLALARRCSREATLAGAKAAAIATVASAVPTLASVRMLPWAKANLNPTGQALIVCTVAGMAYFVAADKTILSLARKHSYESAPDHLKDTSFHGAAAATRPRPPAFFRP; from the exons ATGCGTcatttgggcggacgcaatggattcTCGATAGATGGAGTCCGAGCACAGTCGTGCACGGGCATCCCCTCAGGCGCAGCGGAGCGCAAGCCGGACGGTTATCTCCTCCTCGAGGCCGCGTGCGATAAGGTCGAGGTCGACGGATTTGGAGGTGAAGGACTTGGATCTGCTGCCCGTCATGCCGGAGACGAGCTTGGATGGCGGAGGGGAGTGGAGAATAG TCCTGGAAGCATCAAGCAACAGTCAGCCAGCCAACCAGCCCATCTCATCTCACTTGATCGCACCCTTTGTACTGAGCCGTTTCTGCACAAGATCACGGCGAGGATGTCGTCGACGGCCACCGTCACCCGCGCCCACCTCGAGAACAAGCTCGCCCTCGCCAGACGCTGCTCCAGAG AGGCGACGCTCGCCGGAGCAAAGGCGGCGGCCATCGCCACGGTCGCGTCTGCGGTCCCAACG CTGGCGAGCGTGCGGATGCTGCCGTGGGCCAAGGCGAACCTGAACCCCACCGGCCAGGCGCTCATTGTTTGCACCGTCGCCGGGATGGCCTACTTCGTCGCCGCCGACAAGACTATCCTCTCGCTGGCAAGGAAGCACTCGTACGAGAGCGCCCCGGACCACCTCAAGGACACCTCCTTCCATGGCGCCGCCGCCGCAACTCGTCCCCGTCCGCCGGCATTCTTCAGGCCTTGA
- the LOC123150777 gene encoding early nodulin-93-like, which translates to MAGAKAAAIATVTTLASVRMLPWATRAHLNPTGQALIISTVAGMAYFIVADKTILSMARKHSFDDAPDHLKNTSFH; encoded by the exons atgGCCGGAGCCAAGGCCGCGGCAATCGCCACCGTCACTACC CTGGCGAGCGTGAGGATGTTGCCGTGGGCCACCAGGGCGCACCTCAACCCGACCGGGCAGGCCCTCATCATATCCACCGTCGCCGGGATGgcctacttcatcgtcgccgataAGACCATCCTCTCCATGGCCAGGAAGCACTCCTTCGATGACGCACCTGACCACCTCAAGAACACCTCCTTCCACTAA